From the Diadema setosum chromosome 6, eeDiaSeto1, whole genome shotgun sequence genome, the window aaacgtaaAAAGCTAAATTCTCGCCTCGCccaaaactgtacacaccctttaaccttTATCTCCAAGACACAGCCAATGTTCTGCAAGGGTCAAGTGGTGCAAAGTtctgtatggggggggggggggggtgccgtGAAAAGTGCCTCAACATTAATATTTTCCTCCAACCATTGACATTAATTGACCCTCCCTCTTTGAAACATCattaaacagaaaaacaaaacagatggtTCTTGGTAATATTCTCTGGAGAAGCAGATTATAGGATAGTGTTTGTTACCCTAGATATTGTATGTGAATGCTTGTGAAATTACTGTATCTTGTTTTTCTCAATGGCCAATTAGTCATTCTGCTACTATATGACATTGAATTGAGATTTGTTTAGAGTTTCTCTCTGAGAGGGGTGTCAAATAGAATGAACCAAAACATGCAATATAAGTTTTTCAgactccattattattattattattattgtctggTTTACTTCAAGCTTTCACTGAGTGTTTCACTAGTCTTTCTGCACTTTTGCTtaatccatatatatatatatatatatatatatctgtttgGGAAACTTCATTTGTAATGGATGAAATTCTTAATGAATACAATAAGCACATGTTGAGGGGATAAAAaaattgaagagttttattgcaaaatgagctacgtgccatttttaaacatttcatagtAAGTCCATCAtaagagcaaaattaaacctttccagtaataactcacttgtgacatatcaggaatattctagaagtcatgattaaaaatatcccattttcatattattttctttgttttttagcagctttaatctcaaatatctcaaccgaacaagaatggagttagcttgttttgtgataaaactcttcaattgatggatagatgaatagatagacagaatAGATAATGATAAATACCTGAGTatatacagagactccaactctcccgttttcgacgggagatctcccgccgaaaacccatttttgcaaaatctcccgttctcccgtttgagatttaatttctcccgccctggctctgtgtctcccgttggaacggatttcttacttattgctattgtatgttgaagaAATAAGCCTTAGAGAGCATCTACAACCCTAggaatttcgcgcttcgcacacatcaacttggagtctcccgtttgctaggggtttcaggcgggagaatctccagatcagaaggtgctttgggttggagtctctgtatatAGGTAGGTAGGTTCGTagctagctagatagatagatagatagataaatagatagatagatagatagatagatagatagatagatagatagatagatagatagatagatagatagatagatagatagatagatagatagatagataaaagataAATAGGTGGGTGGATATAGGCCCAATCTATTTCATATCTACTTCATTTTGTGTTATCCGAACAAGGAGAGCTATTAGAGTACAACTTGCTACCGGATGAGTTATCTCGTACTTGTAATACCGGTAGTAACAGGGCGTGGTCTGTTGATTGGCGATTGCATAACACCCCGTGCGTACACTTCCTACTTGATCACGACCACCTTCTGGAATACATCCGACATGTGTACGACCTCACGGCCTCCCCCCGCCTGCCGCCGCAGCCGCGCCGCCGACGCCGCGTGCACTTGTTTCGCGTACCCGATGCACGCTTCCTCTACTCACCAAAATCGACAGCAAACCATCACCATGTCGTCACATCTACCTCCCCACGGAGAGATTTTTCGTTTGAGTGAAATTCACAGCCTCGGGCCAACTGGTATGAAGGGGAAATCAGTCAGAGTCGTGGGAAAGTGAGTCGAGTTACTGTGCTGTGTCTCAATCTTGTGTGATGTGAAGAAAAGTACACAGCGTTTTAGCTCTTACTTAGTCCCTGTCGTATAAACTTGTGTAGCACTGCTGCTGGTGTAAGTTAACCTTGATATTTCCAGCTGCATGCATCTATCGAGACGGGGTGTATGATTGTGCTTTAGTACATGTAGTGAAAGTCATGTCACAGACAATTAATAGCATAGGCTCAAATCATGCTTGTTGATGTCAGAGCATCTACGTCTCTGAATGCGGAGATAACTCAAAAAGAGGGTTAAGTTTTATATCCAATCctctttaaaacacacacacacacacacacacaaaatgataaaaatattgcCTAGCACATAACGATCAGCTGGTATCAGCCTACTTTCCTAGGCTACAGCACAGGAATGGGAAGTTCAATTCAAGTTGAGAATGGGGTTGTTTTGTAGGATGTTGCGTGGATTAAATAATTTCACATGTGAATTTCTGGAATATGAAACAAGCTGCCCATAATTTGACCATATTAAACTGTCCAAAATTTGATCACTGGCTACATGTATTGTAAACTAAGTAAAAGTGCTAAAACCTACGCTTTTGCATGCGGTCAAATTTTGGCGTGGGAGGTCTAGGTCGAACCTTGGTGGGCGTTTTCTACATTTATATAAGAGGAGAAATTTGGTTGTTTCATTTTAATGGACTTCACGAAAACCTAGAAATTGTGGTTATACTGTACAGACTTTACATGTTTATGCGATCCAAGAATATAGTCTATAAAACATTGGAATAACAATGACATCAGTGAAATCAACTTAGTTTGAGAGAACAACTTTATCCCTGTGCCTTTTATAATGCAGTGAACAATTTACTCTCTTTTGGCCTGTTAGTGTTCGGAACAGTGAAGCGTGTCGTCAAAATGGTTGCAAAGTACAGTCAACTCTGCACAAGTTCAAGAAATTTAAAGGACCAAGATGTAAAATGTGTGGCACATTGCACTgtatgtacagtggactcccattataacaaagtgctagagaccggcagttttctttttttatatcgaaatttcgttataaccaaacaaataaagagtagaaatacatagagcggataatattgtggcctgaatttttacttcgttgtaatcgaaattttgttatatccgtgttcattataacgggagtgcactgtattaaaAATATTAAGTTGAAGCTTATTCTCCAGTCCTCATAGATATGGCCTGTGCAGAGTTTACTGCATTCAAATCCACATACACCCCATTCTGACTGAGTGCAAGTCATTCAATATTTTCAGCTCTGACTCAAAGCTCCATGGTTATTTGGGATTTGAATGAAGTACATTTAGATTTTAAATGAattatgtattcttttttgtttgttttcctatgTTATCTTAGACTTACAAAGTACGACCCGGTCAAACAGCTTGCCATTATTACATCGTctgaacaaaatcaaacacaccAGCTGACTGTCAGCACACGGCTTATTGAGCCATTCCAGGCAAGAGCAGGGTCACTGTTCCAGTTCATTGGTGAGATGCCCTCAGATATACTGACTCCCGCAGACATCGTGGTGCAGGCACGCGTGGTGCGGTGCATGGACGGGATCGacactacaatgtattacaatgCTGTGGATATACAGAGGCGGTACCTAGCATCCAGAGAAGCTGCGGAGCCTTTGGGAACCTGACTTGGCATTCGGACCAGAATGAAAGAACGTTTCTCATGTTCCCACAGTCACTGTACTTACAGCCTATAAAGTTGAATCTGTTTAGACTGAAGAAAAATCTGCGACCTAGAGGAAATTCGACTTATGATGGATCAAATTCAATAGaatatgaagagaaaaggacTTGAAAGCACCTTCAACTTaggtgattatttgacttatgcgagGTTGACTTGAGCGAGGTCgacagtactgtatacgctgaatatttcgcaaggtttttatttctgcGAATGTCGCGAGTCAGGTGTtgttcgcaaaattaaagacacacaaaaataatgactctgatcccaatatgaatgtgatgcacacgtatacatttctccattcagtacagcactccacgatcgcgaatatTACCACTCGTGAAATCGTTGAGAAGTCCCGATTTGGAGaaatttagactcactaaatatatggccTGTACAGTATCTTGTTGGACAGAGCACATTTGACATTCCTATGCAATGAAAAATAGACAGTAGTACTAAAAACCTAATTAGCCAAAGATATTTGCTCAGTACTAGTTTTGTATTGTCAAGAGTAACTCTTATAGCAAGAGTACATTATTCAGTTTATAATCTACTTGTTTCATGTCTGACCTTGTGAATGTTGTTCTTGGCGTAGAACACAAAGGAAATGCTGCAATCAAAATCCGTCTGCACTGTACTCTATGCTGTTTGTTCTGTTAGACAAATGGGAAGAGTTTTAAATTGGACCTTGAGACACAATTGTTTGATTAGTCAAACTTAAAATCTTCCATATCCCGTAGTCGAGAAGACAGTTTGGGCACCACAGAAGACTTCACAGCCAGTTTCCTCCATCCCACACTCTCCTCTGCCTCTCTTTATGCCTAGCTCTCTCAATCTTAGACCTGTCCAGTCTCGTATGTTGTCTTCCCATCTCTTCTTAGGTCTTCCTCTTGCTTTCTTTCCTCTCAGTGTGCCTTGTAAGATTGTTTTGATCAGTCCTATTGATCTCACGGTGTGCCCATTCCATTTGAGTTTGCATTTTGTCAAGCTATGAAAGAAAAATTCTAAAGTACTGTTTGCCATTGACTGGCAAACATTATGGAAGTCTGAACCCTCATGAAGTGTTgtttacagtggactcctgttataacgaagtcctcgggaccagcagttttctttatCAAATTTTTGTGTTAAGTGTTCTTGACCGTTAATGTTGCAGCCTAGATTTTTATTTCGCTGTAAccgaaatttcgctataaccgtgttcgttataacaggagtgcactgtatttgtgACACATCATCCAGTAAAGTATTTGATTCAGCTgtgttatattcatttcatttgacaaTGTTTCATCAATGCTTTATTGATTATAATCAAAGTGATGTCAATGGAagcaagtacagtgtacattctagagtgaaattgcaaaaattacatttctttagattttgtgaaatgacttGGAATCCTGTCTACCAGAGAGGTTGTTATCGGCAGTGTAATTGACATCAAAATGTCACTGGGGTGATAGAAATGTTAACGCTGGTCAAGTATGAGtgtcaaaatttgtcgcaggACATACTGTAATAGTGGAGATTTTCGcgttgttgaaattttcatgcatttcgcaTGAAAAGctaaagtgaaaataaaagcatattaatatttttgtgtgttatgtGTAAGACTATTGAATGTAGTCTCGATTCCGCGGAATAAAATGTACACGAAGTTTATCCTACCCAGCCCAGCATGGAAAATTACTAGTGTAAAAATATACACTTCTAAAGTACATGTGTACTACAGCGACAAGTTATCATTTGATATGCTATGACAACACACTCATGATGGCCTACAATGTACCTAATGGTTATTCAGGATAGGGGCTTGAGTAGGGGGAGGATTAAATCCCCTGGACATGTGTAGATGATAAGCACATGTCCAAGAGGTACAGATTTGACCATGCGGGAGTAGCGCCCCTCATCAAGAGACTGGAAGGCAAGCTTGAGCATACTACGTGTGCAAAGCAAGATTATACTGTGCCTCCTAGTTGGGTGAAGTACTTGCCATGCTACGGTTTTAATGCCGTTGAAGCTGCTAGACTAATAGAATGCTAGTAAAGAATGTGGTTAGAGTGTTTTGAGAAATTATCTcctgatgtacattgtacttatatTAGGGTATGTTCAGTCATttcatttgcccccccccccccaaaaaaaaaaaaaaaaacaatggtgtgAATTTTAAGTTTGTAGACACCCACAACCTAAAGCAATTGATCCAATCAGGAAACATAGGGAATCAgggaaagataaagaaaaaaaaagtactaccAGTGCTTCCAACTTGGCAACTTAGCAACTCAAAATCATGGTCTTGAACATGATTTCATACTACAGTATCAGTAATTAAGTGCTTGATACAGGAGCTGAAACAATGTGCTCACAATGACAGGTTGCCATGCCTTTTCTTGCCATTGTATTACTGTAGTTTAATCTTCTCTTTGGAGGAAGGTGAATTTCTCCATGAATTGAATTTTGATGCTTCGCAAGTTTATATGCGTCTGTTCATATTTTGGTTTGGTTGTGTAAGCAGTCGTATGGATATGCACATGATTATACAAtacatacaaaacacacacagacacacacacacgcacacacacacacactgacacaacacaaacacaatcacacactcacacacacaacacagacCTACACTCATACACTCACcacataaacacacactcacacttaAATTATGGTGCTCATTCAAAggtggtacatgtattgtgttgtcAATTGTACAATTGGAACGTAATGCTAATGCAAATTTCACCATtcgaaataaaaactgaaccaAAACTGCATTGTATCTGTTCACTCCATTTTGTTTGTGATGTAATTACTTGTGGTTGAGAACTCAGAAGCTTAATgacaaatatttttaaaagataCATAAATGTTCATGAGCAATAATGCTACTTCATTGTACTAGCTGTTAACTAATTGATTTTATCTCttgctattttttttacaagtttggaaatacaatgtatgtgaattcACTCAAAAATTTTCTTTTGGAAATTGTTTGGATAGTTATGCAAAATATTTCCATACCtgatgaaaatattgaattgcTTTGTATTTGCCAGATGCTATGCCTTACCCTAAACATACATtccacatgtacattatatgtatTTGGACGTTTCAAACATGGACCTACTCAGTTCCATGTTTCAAACAATGCTGGTCATTAGTCTTTCATGTAGTGTTTAGTTTCTGTACCATTGATGCCTTGggtacaacattttgatatcgTTGATGTTTGATCTGAAAACAAGATATCGTCAGCTGAGAGCCAAAAGGGTGCTATCGTATTATAAGAATGAGAAAACTGAATCGAGAACTGAATcacatcgccattcgttctttccaagaactgtaaggaactggaattccctgttgTCTGAAATTGTTTCAgtgccatctgtgggatcattccGTAACCGACTAACGGTTGATCAAAGCGGCTagttattttcgtcaaatttgttatgtgcttgtaaatatctgtaaataaactgaattataatgtaaatagcacagtctgcaagaatcttcagcctatTGCAGGAAGCAGACTTAATAAGAAGAGGAAGAACTGAGCTTAAACAAAAGTGgaaacaattttcatgaaatgaaaagttcactttatcaaaagtgGGTAAATttaagcattgttccaaatatacGGTAAAATAGTGCCATTGTGGTTTATAATTTTTAACatcttactgaaaatgaaaataatttaataTTGACACCATACAACATGATAGCAGTAACTCCATGCCCCAAAAATTGTGATAAAACCCCTCTGGTCCTAAACCAATGATATGGTATCCTTCCACACATCACCTGTTGTTGTCGTAGAAACCACTCCTCAAAACTGAAACCACAGACTGCacagtttggtcacaaacagttCAATTATCCCATTTTATTTCACCATGATCACTACTAGAGAGAAAACACAAGTACTTTTATCAAGACAAAAGGGCATGTACACATCTAAAGATTATTCCTTCTACTAAGTACCTGAACAATTAGACCCAGGGTATTTATGATAGAGTCAAATCAGTAtcttttccacctccctggtcaaatCGCGTTGTCTGGGTTTGCATGACACTGAATTTTGAGATGCCCATAGACTTTAATACACAGGCAACCAGGTTCCTGGACAGAACAGGTTAATCTGCTGTTGAATTTTCGTTACGTTGTGTGCCGAATTCCTGTCCTAGGGCATAGTTTTGTGTActgggtatgtgtgtgtttttgcctcaaaggcaCTCGCTTTAATAGTTTTACAAAGAATGCTGACATTTGCATCTCTGCTTTAGCCATTTTCCCCTATTACACTAGGAAATGAAATTATATACACTCAAGCTCGCTATAATTAAGCacctacacacaaaaaaaaacaacaacaaacaaaataagtcCTTAAGTCAACAAATCTAAGCAGTGCACAtctatttgatattttatacaTCATATCAAAGATCTGACTACAGGCACATATACAAGGAACATTCTTTTTTATCCTCATGACTCAAAAGATccaaagaaatcatattttgaatATCTTATTTGTGAtcaatttgtttttataattGACTGTCGTCCTGGTATGACCTATGCCAAATTCTAACCATTGGAATGCATGAAATAATATGTAATTTGACAGGAtgacatatataatatatatgaagcATGACAAAATTTTGCAATGAGCAGCCTTTCGAAATATTTACATGGGAATATTAACCCTTATCTGACTGGCCTAAAGCCTGAcatttgatatgatatcatcacagaaatatatacaatataagAAGAAAGTATGATCATGTATACTTTTTAAGACACAAGATTAACATTAACAAAGCACCTTGCTGGTTTCAATGTAACAAGGCAATATTGATAGTCATAAAAATCATCATATCAGATAGTGACGGAGATGTCAaatccttggaaaaaaaaagattcatctTAAATGAAGTCTCTAAGGGTGCATTTGAGCAGTCAAAAGCAAACCAAACCAAAGTGTACTGAACCATTCTATGCCAGATTTGGAGCATTTGAGCGCCCTGTGTAGAAAGACTTCCTCGTGAATTATTTTTAGAGGAGGTCACACATTTCCTAGCAACAGGGTCATTCACCCAGGGTgcttaacctgttccatactgaattctgaaatgcccatagacttaatacacaggccaccaggttcccgtacggCACGGGTTAAGCTACTTCCGGCTGTtctgaacaaagagaatgagTTGTTTGCATTATGATGTATGCCCATGCTATGCGCATTCTTCACATGCCAACTTGGAGCGCATTTGGAACCCTTTTAGAGCACATCGGGAGGTGGTTCACTTTTGGCTTGGTTCAGTTCAGTATGGTACACTTTAAGAGCAATCAAGCACTCCACTGAGTATGGTATGGTTCGGTTTACTTTAGGAGAGTGCTCGAACGCACCGTAAGTTGTTTCTCTCACAGATGTATAGCTTCTTTGTCAAttaaaacatataaaaagagGTTGAACTATACCCACTTACAACTCTTTTCAACAGCAAGCCAATAGTCCATAAAATAGGGGCTAGGACACCACATACTGCTAGTATAACACACTGTACAACGATGACTAGTAAGATACTGTTACAACATACCAGTGACACTCGATATATTCACATAATATACACGTCTTTTATATATCGCTTGCTATCAAATATATTTCTCAATGGGgcatatatcaaatatgatttaCACTGATGACGCACAATGGGTCTCCATAGATTAAAACATGAGAAATATGTTTGTGCTTCACAGAAAGACAAATTGACAAAGAGATAAAATCTGGAATAATTCTGCTTGACTGAAAAACAATTTAACTCATTTAGGATTAAACCAAAAAACACCAACTAAAGGCAAAGCAATACTCGGCTATTCAGGCCGGCGCAAATTAATGTCAATTTCTGAGATGCAGTGCATTAGTATGAATGTCTGTTTCACTCCTTTGACAAGataaactaaaaacaaaacaatacactCAGGAATCGATCTGGACCCTCGATATTACGGAGCCCCTGCTCTATAAGAAGCCAgtgtgttcattttcttttcatttttttaacccgttgaggaggagtcccaagtatactcgggcagatgtctacaggaaatgcatgttacagcaaaatccaaatgtcctcaaagggttaagcaATCATTTGCATTGTATCCTCCCCATCTTGTATTTTTAATTTCTGGGATGGATAAGACAAGGTAATTTAACACTCAAGGTACAGAAGCAATGTAACATGTAAGTGGCATATTTCAGACAGAATCATaaggtttttatcatttgagaggaaaaaagtgatatctcttcacagtgaattcaatggtctAGCTACATTTGCTCTTTTTGAAAAACACttcagcttgtaacatttttAGTAACAAGGTGGCATTTAACACAGTGAATTAATATCCCAGCTCACACCATACTTTACTGCATCCAAATCTACagtgtctttaaaaaaaaaacccacaaagtTGTCCTTTAAATTGTTGATTTCTTGTCAGGATCTGTGGAAGTTGTGTCTACAAGTGGCCACGTGATCCACATTCTATTTGTTTACTTCCCATTTCTGATTGATCACTATCTGGGGTCTCTTGCATAAAATGTTTATCCTGAGAAAAACAGTGGTAAGAACTAAGAACTCAGGTTAGCATGATGCTGTAATTGACTCTAACACAGGGAAAAATTCTGCTAATGTTGAAAAATCAACCTCAGTTTCTCTCAAGTAAAAGTTTCATGCGACTGGTCCCTAGTGTTGTGACATTTCAAATGCCAGGTAACCCAAAGTCTATATAGCCCCTTCACACAATGGCTAGCAAAAGGAAACTATCTCCCTGAATGTAAGCTGAACATTCGTCATTAACAATCCACAAAGACACTGTAACAGAGGAGAACAATCAATTGGTTTATGGACCACCAGGGATTGGTAGCAAtatttatacaatgtagtaaagcctttttttaaacaccacattgaattgaaaggtgatatatatacaaatgtatgagaGATCTTTATAATCACTGCAGTCACTACTGGTATACAGAATGCATGTAACAGCTCAGAAGGCTAATATGAGATATATCTTCACCTGCTTGCAGAAAAATAACACCCGCAGTACACCACTGACGAGAATATGCCATAAAATATGGAGTATGGAAGTTTGCCAAGACTAGCGCACTTGTGACATCAACTTGTTGACAGGATCTTGCCATATTGGACCATCTAATATCTAGCCACGTCAATTCTTccctcattcatttcattttctaattAATTGGGCTAAAAATCACAATGACGTCATTCAAAGTGTGGACTGGGAGAAGTGTTATTTCCTTTTCCATTCATCCTAGCGTCAGGTTTTC encodes:
- the LOC140230239 gene encoding CST complex subunit TEN1-like encodes the protein MHASSTHQNRQQTITMSSHLPPHGEIFRLSEIHSLGPTGMKGKSVRVVGKLTKYDPVKQLAIITSSEQNQTHQLTVSTRLIEPFQARAGSLFQFIGEMPSDILTPADIVVQARVVRCMDGIDTTMYYNAVDIQRRYLASREAAEPLGT